In Halapricum desulfuricans, a single window of DNA contains:
- the infB gene encoding translation initiation factor IF-2, producing MSDSDASAEPTAGQLRTPIVAVLGHVDHGKTTLLDTIRGSAVTEGEAGAITQHIGSTAVPLDVIGDIAGSLVDPEDFDLPGLLFIDTPGHHSFSTLRSRGGALADIAIVVVDVTDGFQPQTIEALDILKRTQTPFVVAANKVDTLPGWNPDGTEPIQTAIDRQSDRVESDLNERLYEIIGELSDEGFSADMYWRVQNFQNNIGVVPLSAMTGEGIPDLLTVLMGLSQRYLKEEMSIDVGGRGAGTVLEVTEERGFGTTLDAIVYDGTVREDDRIVVGGVNEPIVTEVRALLKPKPLSEIRTEKQFDTVEAVAAADGIKIAAPDLDDAMAGAPIRVVRDRDLEAVIEEVQAELADLEVGTDEEGVTVKADTLGSLEAISGTLEEEEIPIMHAEVGDVAPRDIRMAATADDPKHQAVLAFGVDVLEDARRLAEQEDVDIFEDDVIYQLVEDYDEHVTAIEEAQQDQILENITRPARFEILPDHTFRQSDPAVVGIEVLGGKLRRNVAVGRFSDGEFERVGHLKTIQDEGEDVDEAARGDRVAVSIDGPTVGRQIEEGERLWVEIPEKHAKILEQELREEITSGEREVLKQYLDTHRERDPFWGK from the coding sequence ATGTCTGATTCTGACGCCAGCGCCGAACCGACCGCGGGACAGTTACGCACACCGATCGTCGCCGTACTGGGACACGTCGACCACGGCAAGACGACCCTGCTCGATACGATCCGCGGGTCGGCCGTCACGGAGGGCGAGGCCGGGGCGATCACCCAGCACATCGGCTCGACGGCCGTCCCGCTGGACGTGATCGGCGACATCGCGGGGTCGCTGGTCGATCCCGAGGACTTCGACCTGCCCGGTCTGCTGTTCATCGACACGCCCGGCCACCACTCCTTCTCGACGCTGCGCTCCCGCGGCGGCGCGCTGGCCGACATCGCCATCGTCGTCGTCGACGTCACCGACGGCTTCCAGCCCCAGACTATCGAGGCGCTTGACATCCTCAAGCGCACCCAGACACCGTTCGTCGTCGCCGCCAACAAGGTCGACACGCTGCCAGGCTGGAACCCCGACGGGACCGAGCCGATCCAGACCGCGATCGACCGCCAGTCCGACCGCGTCGAATCGGACCTCAACGAACGGCTCTACGAGATCATCGGCGAACTCAGCGACGAGGGCTTCTCCGCGGACATGTACTGGCGCGTCCAGAACTTCCAGAACAACATCGGCGTCGTCCCCCTCTCGGCGATGACCGGGGAGGGGATTCCGGACCTGCTCACCGTGCTGATGGGGCTGTCTCAGCGCTATCTCAAAGAAGAGATGTCGATCGACGTGGGCGGTCGGGGCGCGGGGACGGTCCTCGAAGTGACCGAGGAGCGCGGGTTCGGGACGACCCTGGACGCGATCGTCTACGACGGCACCGTCCGCGAGGACGACCGGATCGTCGTCGGCGGCGTCAACGAGCCGATCGTCACGGAGGTGCGGGCGCTGCTCAAGCCCAAACCCCTCTCGGAGATCCGCACCGAGAAGCAGTTCGACACGGTCGAGGCGGTCGCGGCCGCCGACGGGATCAAGATCGCCGCCCCCGACCTGGACGACGCGATGGCCGGCGCGCCGATCAGAGTGGTCCGCGACCGCGACCTCGAGGCCGTCATCGAGGAGGTCCAGGCGGAACTGGCCGATCTCGAGGTCGGGACCGACGAGGAGGGCGTCACCGTCAAGGCCGACACGCTGGGCTCGCTGGAGGCGATCTCCGGCACGCTCGAAGAGGAGGAGATCCCGATCATGCACGCCGAGGTCGGCGACGTCGCGCCCCGCGATATCCGGATGGCCGCGACCGCCGACGACCCGAAACACCAGGCGGTCCTGGCCTTCGGCGTGGACGTCCTTGAGGACGCGCGTCGGCTCGCCGAGCAGGAGGACGTCGACATCTTCGAGGACGACGTCATCTACCAGCTCGTCGAGGACTACGACGAGCACGTCACGGCTATCGAGGAGGCCCAGCAGGACCAGATCCTCGAGAACATCACCCGGCCCGCGCGGTTCGAGATCCTGCCCGATCACACGTTCCGCCAGTCGGACCCCGCCGTGGTCGGGATCGAAGTGCTGGGCGGGAAACTGCGTCGAAACGTCGCTGTCGGTCGCTTTTCGGACGGCGAGTTCGAGCGCGTCGGCCACCTCAAGACGATCCAGGACGAGGGCGAGGACGTCGACGAGGCGGCCCGCGGCGATCGCGTCGCCGTCTCGATCGACGGGCCGACCGTCGGCCGACAGATCGAGGAGGGCGAACGCCTGTGGGTCGAGATCCCGGAAAAACACGCCAAGATCCTCGAGCAGGAACTCCGCGAGGAGATTACCTCCGGCGAGCGGGAAGTCCTCAAGCAGTATCTCGATACCCATCGCGAGCGCGACCCCTTCTGGGGGAAGTAG
- a CDS encoding PRC-barrel domain-containing protein produces MADILAENLSGKAVMGTDGAELGMLYNITMDLESGRLSDLIIDPDEQVRDVEFDRDEQGRLLVPVGRVQAVKDHVIIDR; encoded by the coding sequence ATGGCCGACATACTCGCCGAGAACCTCTCGGGCAAAGCTGTCATGGGAACGGACGGAGCAGAACTGGGAATGCTGTACAACATCACGATGGATCTGGAGTCGGGTCGACTGTCGGATCTGATCATCGACCCCGACGAGCAGGTCAGAGACGTCGAGTTCGACCGCGACGAACAGGGTCGGCTCCTGGTACCGGTCGGTCGCGTCCAGGCCGTCAAGGATCACGTCATCATCGATCGCTAA
- a CDS encoding NOB1 family endonuclease, with protein MYVLDSSAFINEYHTDAEIATIPLVREELTDESAYRFDALEGSGMHLHIPDSETVERVERAARETGDLETLSRTDIRLVAATFELDGTLVTDDYAMQNVADKLEVAVEVIAQEGIDEQREWRFQCQGCGREFDENHDRCPICGSNLSRKNPAS; from the coding sequence ATGTACGTCCTCGATTCGTCGGCGTTTATCAACGAGTACCACACGGACGCCGAGATCGCGACGATCCCGCTCGTCCGAGAGGAGCTGACCGACGAGAGCGCCTACCGGTTCGACGCGCTCGAAGGGTCGGGGATGCATCTGCACATCCCCGACAGCGAAACCGTCGAGCGCGTCGAGCGAGCCGCTCGCGAGACTGGCGACCTCGAGACACTTTCCCGGACGGACATCCGGCTCGTCGCCGCGACCTTCGAACTCGACGGGACGCTCGTCACCGACGACTACGCGATGCAGAACGTCGCCGACAAACTCGAAGTCGCCGTCGAGGTCATCGCCCAGGAGGGTATCGACGAGCAACGCGAGTGGCGATTCCAGTGTCAGGGCTGTGGTCGGGAGTTCGACGAGAACCACGACCGCTGCCCGATCTGTGGCAGCAACCTGTCGCGGAAGAACCCCGCCAGTTAG
- a CDS encoding CopG family transcriptional regulator, whose amino-acid sequence MPTRYTVVCDDDLSRAVERLAHENDLTEEEVLRQLLDIGLDAVESKGIETV is encoded by the coding sequence ATGCCGACCCGGTACACTGTCGTCTGTGACGACGATCTATCGCGGGCGGTCGAACGACTGGCACACGAGAACGACCTCACCGAGGAAGAGGTGTTGCGACAGTTGCTCGACATCGGCCTCGATGCGGTCGAATCAAAGGGCATCGAGACAGTCTGA
- a CDS encoding FmdB family zinc ribbon protein, protein MPTVTYRCTNCLDHTLTREYDVSHFSIRCPNCGEFARFVHGGVLEQYEAFEESPPAELDWGRLGRMEKLVVAEKLVRQGKTLDDFEVEVDDGA, encoded by the coding sequence GTGCCGACCGTCACCTATCGCTGTACGAACTGTCTCGATCACACGCTGACCCGCGAGTACGACGTCTCTCACTTCTCGATCCGGTGTCCGAACTGCGGCGAGTTCGCGCGGTTCGTTCACGGAGGGGTCCTCGAACAGTACGAAGCGTTCGAGGAGTCGCCCCCGGCGGAACTCGACTGGGGGCGACTCGGTCGCATGGAGAAACTCGTCGTCGCGGAGAAGCTCGTCCGACAGGGCAAAACGCTCGACGATTTCGAGGTCGAAGTCGACGACGGAGCGTGA
- the thiD gene encoding bifunctional hydroxymethylpyrimidine kinase/phosphomethylpyrimidine kinase, with product MARDEAPVSPPVVLTIAGSDSGGGAGIQADLKTIEAGGAFGTSAITSVTAQNTQGVRGSHLLPIEDIEAQIDAVLEDFDVAAVKTGMLATADVIETVVDYADRLPNLVVDPVMVAASGDRLLEPDAEEVYEELIAESTLVTPNADEAAVLTGINPKNEGEAREVGEQLVELGSDAALVKGGHIPIPEVTDVLVTADDVTTIRHPRVETNATHGSGCTLSSAVATRLAHGDDLTAAVESGVDLLSRAIRYNLDVGGGPGAVHHTVEARDRAARERTAETVEGIVAALIDRDVTSVVDSAGLDVVGATPYAEHEHEVAAVEGRVARTLSGLRPNRGVRFGASGRTAELLLNAREERPDLSFACRCRNGSRIETALDELGWETVVLERNGGPGRVEERLGPETVALLDHRTDSTIVLAERAPALRERVVTLAETIE from the coding sequence ATGGCACGAGACGAAGCACCCGTGTCGCCGCCAGTCGTGTTGACGATCGCGGGCAGCGACTCCGGCGGCGGGGCCGGGATTCAGGCCGATCTCAAGACGATCGAGGCCGGTGGCGCGTTCGGGACGAGCGCGATCACCAGCGTCACCGCACAGAACACACAGGGTGTCCGGGGTTCGCATCTGCTCCCGATCGAAGACATCGAGGCGCAGATCGACGCCGTGCTCGAGGACTTCGACGTGGCGGCGGTCAAGACGGGGATGCTCGCGACCGCGGACGTGATCGAGACGGTCGTCGATTACGCCGATCGCCTGCCGAACCTCGTAGTCGATCCGGTGATGGTCGCCGCCTCCGGGGACCGGCTGCTCGAACCCGACGCCGAAGAGGTCTACGAGGAATTGATCGCCGAGTCCACGCTCGTGACGCCCAACGCCGACGAGGCGGCCGTCCTGACGGGGATCAATCCCAAAAACGAGGGCGAGGCCCGCGAGGTGGGCGAACAGCTCGTGGAACTCGGTTCCGACGCCGCGCTGGTCAAGGGCGGCCACATCCCCATCCCCGAGGTGACCGACGTGCTGGTCACGGCCGACGACGTGACGACGATCCGCCATCCACGGGTCGAGACGAACGCGACACACGGCTCGGGCTGTACGCTCTCGAGCGCGGTCGCGACGCGGCTGGCCCATGGCGACGACCTCACGGCGGCCGTCGAGTCGGGGGTCGACCTGCTCTCGCGGGCGATCCGGTACAACCTCGACGTCGGCGGAGGCCCGGGCGCGGTGCATCACACCGTCGAGGCGCGCGACCGGGCCGCCCGCGAACGGACCGCCGAGACCGTCGAGGGGATCGTCGCCGCGCTGATCGACCGGGACGTCACGTCCGTCGTCGATTCGGCCGGGCTCGACGTGGTCGGGGCAACGCCCTACGCCGAGCACGAACACGAGGTGGCCGCCGTCGAGGGGCGGGTCGCCCGGACGCTGTCGGGGCTGCGCCCGAACCGCGGCGTCCGCTTCGGCGCGTCCGGCCGGACCGCCGAACTCCTGCTCAACGCCCGCGAGGAACGGCCCGACCTGTCCTTTGCCTGCCGGTGTCGCAACGGTTCGCGGATCGAGACGGCGCTCGACGAACTGGGCTGGGAGACGGTCGTCCTCGAACGCAACGGCGGTCCCGGCCGCGTCGAGGAACGGCTCGGCCCGGAGACGGTCGCACTGCTCGATCACCGAACGGACTCGACGATCGTCCTCGCCGAACGCGCGCCCGCGCTGCGGGAACGCGTCGTGACGCTGGCCGAAACGATCGAATAG
- a CDS encoding DUF7384 family protein, with product MTDGSPARVVADADVLAADLLVGGPAREALDHVRRHSWMTLLASDPLLEDTEAVVAELADPALGAVHRERLAAATERVDHPADDHPALATAYRGGAGQLLSYDESLRSAKTGMSVQPHANLSVRPPDAFARLFDPESLYELVEGDSYPGPDSDPRA from the coding sequence ATGACTGACGGATCGCCGGCCCGGGTCGTCGCCGACGCGGACGTACTCGCGGCGGACCTGCTCGTCGGTGGCCCGGCCCGCGAGGCGCTCGATCACGTCCGTCGCCACTCCTGGATGACGCTGCTGGCTAGCGACCCACTTCTCGAGGACACCGAGGCGGTCGTGGCCGAACTCGCCGACCCGGCGCTCGGGGCCGTCCACCGCGAGCGACTGGCGGCGGCGACGGAGCGCGTCGACCATCCAGCGGACGACCACCCGGCGCTGGCGACGGCCTACCGGGGCGGTGCCGGGCAGTTGCTGAGTTACGACGAGTCGCTCCGATCGGCGAAGACGGGGATGTCCGTCCAGCCACACGCGAACCTGAGCGTCCGTCCCCCGGACGCGTTCGCCCGCCTGTTCGACCCCGAGAGCCTCTACGAACTGGTCGAGGGCGACTCGTATCCCGGCCCGGACAGCGATCCGCGCGCGTAG
- a CDS encoding geranylgeranyl reductase family protein, with the protein MHDFVVVGAGPAGSRFARRAAEIGHDVVVFEQGAIGEPLACSGHVSTDIWAFTPDGSRDALLQNEIYGARFRLGGPDSEAYPFYKESVVSNVIDRVGLDRRLAQAARGAGADVRDHHTVTAVEEHRDRVEVTVRGPDGVETHEARLVAGADGPRSKVRSELGLPEPGETLHGVLGFEASPDDADFVDVHLTVPGFFAWRIPRGEAGVEYGLAASPGAEVGEWFEAFTDSYGATTTNRCSGLIPVGPPETVTGGRAFLVGDAAAQTKPFTGGGIRYGMLAADRAAETVDPHDPATLADYESAWRSELGREIRLGAWIRRGYSLPQAIQRLGLGLFSGEIGVHMDEPSTLFSREQLRAMFSRS; encoded by the coding sequence ATGCACGATTTCGTCGTCGTCGGAGCGGGACCGGCCGGCTCGCGGTTCGCACGCCGGGCTGCCGAGATTGGCCACGACGTGGTCGTCTTCGAGCAGGGGGCGATCGGCGAGCCGCTGGCGTGTTCGGGCCACGTCAGCACCGATATCTGGGCGTTCACGCCCGACGGTTCGCGCGACGCGCTGCTCCAGAACGAGATCTACGGCGCGCGGTTCCGGCTCGGCGGTCCCGACAGCGAGGCCTACCCCTTCTACAAGGAGTCGGTCGTCTCGAACGTCATCGACCGCGTCGGGCTCGATCGCCGCCTCGCCCAGGCCGCCCGCGGTGCAGGCGCGGACGTCCGAGACCACCACACGGTCACCGCAGTCGAAGAGCACCGCGACCGCGTCGAAGTCACGGTTCGCGGTCCCGACGGCGTCGAAACGCACGAGGCGCGGCTGGTCGCCGGCGCGGACGGCCCGCGCTCGAAAGTCCGGAGCGAACTCGGACTGCCCGAACCTGGGGAGACACTGCACGGCGTGCTGGGCTTCGAGGCGTCGCCCGACGACGCGGACTTCGTCGACGTGCACCTGACCGTCCCCGGGTTTTTCGCCTGGCGGATCCCCCGCGGCGAGGCCGGCGTCGAGTACGGTCTCGCGGCCAGCCCCGGCGCGGAGGTCGGCGAGTGGTTCGAGGCCTTTACCGACAGCTACGGCGCGACGACGACGAACCGCTGTTCGGGATTGATCCCGGTCGGCCCGCCCGAAACGGTCACGGGCGGGCGTGCGTTTCTGGTCGGCGACGCCGCCGCCCAGACCAAGCCGTTCACCGGCGGCGGAATCCGCTACGGCATGCTCGCGGCCGATCGGGCCGCCGAGACGGTCGATCCCCACGACCCGGCAACGCTCGCGGACTACGAGTCGGCCTGGCGATCGGAACTGGGCCGGGAGATCCGACTGGGGGCGTGGATCCGGCGTGGATACTCGCTTCCACAGGCTATCCAGCGGCTCGGGCTGGGTCTCTTTTCGGGCGAGATCGGCGTCCATATGGACGAACCGTCGACGCTGTTCTCCCGCGAGCAACTGCGGGCGATGTTCTCGCGGTCGTGA
- a CDS encoding glycine cleavage T C-terminal barrel domain-containing protein, with protein MSVIEGIHEDHGATFRSVGGKRVVADYGRPERTHRAVRNVAGVIEMGYDIRAVTGPDRIAAVGRAITADVPQSEEEGRYGFVLNDGAIAADAHVYNAGERLLALLAPGRGDRFDRALADTGVESTDLTGELAIFGVHGGQATEKVASVLSTGGGAPEPAHTFVRGSMGDEGVTVIASDAPTGEAGYEVVCGVDDAERVFDTLVNRGLNAAPFGYRTWESLTLEAGTPLFETELDGNAPSVLARHGDEEGRRLIGLAPDVVPDAGATVYEDGDAIGAVTRALESPTLGEPIAFAVVAGEPTTVEAHDGGRIAVEKTPLPFVEGGQQSRRIPDT; from the coding sequence CATCGAGGGCATCCACGAGGACCACGGGGCGACGTTCCGATCGGTCGGGGGCAAGCGAGTCGTCGCCGACTACGGCCGCCCGGAACGGACCCACCGGGCGGTTCGCAACGTCGCCGGCGTGATCGAGATGGGCTACGACATCCGGGCGGTGACCGGCCCAGACAGAATCGCAGCCGTCGGGCGCGCGATTACCGCTGACGTGCCGCAGTCGGAGGAGGAGGGCCGTTACGGGTTCGTCCTCAACGACGGGGCGATCGCCGCCGACGCGCACGTCTACAACGCCGGCGAACGGCTGCTGGCCCTGCTCGCGCCCGGCCGCGGCGACCGGTTCGATCGGGCGTTGGCGGATACAGGAGTCGAGAGTACCGATCTGACCGGCGAACTGGCGATCTTCGGCGTCCACGGCGGCCAGGCCACCGAGAAGGTCGCGAGCGTCCTCTCGACCGGCGGCGGCGCGCCGGAGCCGGCCCACACGTTCGTTCGAGGGTCGATGGGCGACGAGGGCGTGACAGTCATCGCGAGCGACGCTCCGACCGGCGAGGCGGGGTACGAGGTCGTCTGCGGGGTCGACGACGCCGAGCGCGTGTTCGACACGCTGGTCAACCGGGGGCTCAACGCCGCGCCGTTCGGCTATCGGACCTGGGAGTCGCTGACGCTGGAGGCCGGAACGCCGCTGTTCGAGACGGAACTGGACGGCAACGCTCCGTCCGTGCTCGCCCGGCACGGCGACGAGGAGGGACGGCGGCTGATCGGACTCGCGCCCGACGTCGTGCCCGATGCCGGTGCGACCGTCTACGAGGACGGAGATGCGATCGGAGCTGTCACGCGAGCACTGGAGAGTCCGACGCTCGGCGAGCCGATCGCCTTCGCGGTCGTCGCGGGCGAGCCGACGACCGTTGAAGCCCACGACGGCGGACGAATAGCGGTCGAGAAAACGCCTCTGCCGTTCGTCGAAGGGGGACAGCAGTCACGGCGGATTCCCGATACGTGA